A window from Dehalobacter sp. DCA encodes these proteins:
- a CDS encoding zinc metallopeptidase yields the protein MFLFDYTIILLIPAIILTVYAQAKISGAYGRYSKMRSSSGATGADVARALLNENGLYDVQVEQVAGNLTDHYDPRTHVVRLSSGVYNSTSIAALAVAAHETGHAVQHADSYVPLKLRSAFVPVASFGSQAGPILILLGLFLPSISFLLDIGIYVFAFAVLFQIVTLPVEYNASNRALAFLGDSGIIKDTEEMTGARKMLSAAALTYVAAALTAILTLLRFVWIAQGRDD from the coding sequence ATGTTTTTATTTGATTACACAATTATACTGCTGATTCCAGCGATTATTCTGACTGTCTATGCTCAGGCCAAGATCAGTGGTGCTTACGGCAGATATTCCAAAATGAGGAGCAGTTCGGGAGCGACGGGTGCAGACGTGGCCAGAGCGCTGCTGAATGAGAATGGCCTTTATGATGTTCAGGTAGAGCAGGTTGCCGGAAACCTTACGGACCACTACGACCCGAGGACTCATGTTGTGAGGCTCAGCAGCGGTGTATATAACAGTACGTCCATTGCAGCGCTGGCTGTCGCGGCTCACGAAACAGGTCACGCTGTGCAGCATGCTGACAGCTATGTTCCGTTGAAACTCAGGTCGGCCTTTGTGCCAGTGGCTTCATTCGGCAGTCAGGCAGGACCCATCTTGATCCTTCTTGGGCTGTTCCTGCCGTCGATATCCTTCTTGTTGGATATTGGGATTTATGTTTTTGCGTTTGCAGTTCTGTTCCAGATCGTTACGCTTCCTGTTGAATACAATGCCAGTAACAGAGCCTTAGCTTTTCTGGGAGACAGCGGCATTATTAAAGATACAGAAGAGATGACAGGTGCAAGAAAGATGCTCAGTGCAGCAGCCCTGACCTATGTCGCCGCAGCACTGACTGCGATCCTGACCTTGCTGCGTTTTGTGTGGATTGCACAAGGCCGGGATGATTAA
- the def gene encoding peptide deformylase, with translation MAVYQIVKIGEDILREKAIEVKKITPNIIKLLDNMAETMYEAKGVGLAAPQVGVSKRVVVIDVGDGLLELINPMIIKKASSEVDEEGCLSVPNKTGRVKRAAEVVLQAMDRNGEIKEYHADGFLARAMQHETDHLDGILFVDIADKIYNV, from the coding sequence ATGGCCGTTTACCAGATAGTAAAAATTGGAGAAGACATTCTGCGGGAAAAAGCAATAGAAGTCAAGAAAATTACCCCGAATATCATTAAATTGCTCGATAACATGGCTGAGACCATGTATGAGGCGAAAGGGGTAGGGCTGGCAGCTCCTCAGGTCGGCGTATCCAAAAGAGTTGTGGTGATCGACGTCGGAGACGGTCTTTTGGAACTAATCAATCCGATGATTATTAAAAAAGCCAGTTCGGAAGTAGATGAAGAAGGATGTTTAAGTGTCCCAAATAAGACTGGCCGGGTGAAACGGGCAGCTGAAGTGGTGCTTCAGGCCATGGACCGCAATGGAGAAATAAAGGAATATCATGCCGATGGTTTCCTGGCCAGAGCGATGCAGCATGAAACGGATCATCTTGACGGGATACTGTTTGTTGATATTGCAGACAAGATTTATAATGTGTAG
- the fmt gene encoding methionyl-tRNA formyltransferase has product MRLVFMGTPDFAVPVLEALYASGHQIGGVFTQPDKPAGRGNKLKASPVKVLAEKYGLAVFQPARIKAPEAVDQIRDLQPDCIVVVAFGQILSKEILEIPSFGCINVHASLLPAYRGAAPVHWAVMNGESKTGVTTMLMDEGLDTGAMLISEEYAIVPEATTGEVYDALAQIGAKALINTLEGLQNGTVRPVPQPKVFSYAPLLKREHEQVDWSWDAAKIHNRIRGLNPWPGAFTLFRGEQVKIWLSELSGKPALSGQTAQNALPGSILSLAKGGLLVQTGEGILKISELQPAGKKKMRAQDFYNGYRLKANDRFE; this is encoded by the coding sequence ATGCGGCTTGTTTTTATGGGAACACCGGATTTTGCGGTGCCTGTCCTGGAGGCGCTCTATGCTTCAGGACATCAAATCGGCGGCGTTTTTACCCAGCCCGACAAACCTGCGGGAAGAGGGAACAAATTGAAAGCGAGTCCGGTCAAAGTGCTGGCTGAAAAGTATGGACTTGCTGTATTTCAGCCTGCCAGGATTAAAGCACCCGAAGCGGTCGACCAGATCAGGGATTTGCAGCCGGACTGCATTGTGGTGGTCGCTTTCGGACAAATCCTGTCCAAAGAGATTCTGGAAATACCGTCTTTTGGATGCATTAACGTGCATGCCTCACTGCTTCCGGCTTATCGCGGAGCAGCTCCGGTCCACTGGGCAGTGATGAACGGAGAGTCTAAGACCGGTGTTACAACCATGCTGATGGACGAAGGTCTGGATACGGGCGCAATGCTTATCAGCGAAGAATATGCAATCGTACCGGAGGCCACAACGGGTGAAGTTTACGATGCGCTGGCCCAAATCGGCGCTAAGGCGTTGATTAATACACTCGAAGGATTGCAGAATGGGACCGTTCGGCCGGTACCGCAGCCTAAAGTATTTTCGTATGCACCGCTTCTGAAAAGAGAACATGAGCAGGTGGATTGGTCCTGGGACGCAGCCAAAATCCATAACAGGATTCGCGGACTGAATCCCTGGCCCGGTGCTTTTACGCTTTTCCGGGGAGAACAGGTTAAAATATGGCTAAGTGAGCTGTCCGGAAAACCTGCCTTATCCGGACAGACTGCGCAAAACGCTTTGCCGGGAAGCATTTTGTCCCTTGCTAAGGGAGGACTGCTGGTTCAGACCGGGGAAGGTATTTTAAAAATTTCAGAGCTTCAGCCTGCTGGGAAAAAGAAAATGCGTGCCCAGGACTTTTATAACGGATATAGACTTAAAGCAAATGATCGTTTTGAGTAA